One window of the Cryptomeria japonica chromosome 7, Sugi_1.0, whole genome shotgun sequence genome contains the following:
- the LOC131074584 gene encoding uncharacterized protein LOC131074584 isoform X3, with amino-acid sequence MASQLRVAFTIFFALFALQSVLVMGEGGVECEKLPIEMCAFSVSSSGARCVLEKKYSFVASTHKSSIEYQCQSSGIMAEKMMEWIESEECLQSCGLQRMSVGMSTDDLSEYSDFTSKLCSDKCQNSCPNIVNLYLNLAAGEGIYLPHLCEAHKTRSRRMMFETVASGPAAQTISLAGVAAAPL; translated from the exons ATGGCTTCTCAATTGAGAGTTGCATTTACTATTTTCTTCGCACTTTTCGCCTTGCAAAGCGTTCTGGTGATGG GTGAAGGAGGTGTGGAATGTGAGAAGCTGCCAATAGAGATGTGTGCTTTCTCTGTCTCATCGTCCGGAGCTCGCTGTGTGCTCGAGAAGAAATACTCCTTCGTCGCCTCCACACACAAATCATCAATAGAATACCAGTGCCAG TCATCGGGCATAATGGCAGAGAAGATGATGGAATGGATTGAGAGTGAGGAGTGCCTGCAAAGCTGTGGGTTGCAGAGAATGAGTGTGGGCATGTCGACTGATGATCTTTCCGAATATTCTGATTTCACATCTAAACTGTGCTCAGACAAGTGCCAAAACAGCTGCCCCAATATTGTTAATCTCTACCTCAATCTCGCCGCAGGGGAAG GAATATATTTACCTCACCTGTGCGAAGCCCACAAAACACGAAGCAGGAGAATGATGTTCGAGACTGTTGCATCTGGGCCAGCTGCGCAGACGATTTCCCTTGCTGGAGTTGCTGCTGCACCATTGTAG